A section of the Lepidochelys kempii isolate rLepKem1 chromosome 4, rLepKem1.hap2, whole genome shotgun sequence genome encodes:
- the LOC140909982 gene encoding retinoid-binding protein 7-like, which yields MPVDFSGTWNLTSSDNFEGYMLALGIDFATHKIAKILKPQKVIEQEGNSFSIQTTSTFRSYFVQFKIGEEFEEDNKGLDHRKCKSIVTWDNDKLVCVQTGDKKNRGWAHWIEGDQLYLELRCEDQVCTQVYKRA from the coding sequence ATGCCTGTGGATTTCAGTGGCACCTGGAACCTCACAAGCAGTGACAACTTTGAGGGTTacatgctggctttgggtatTGACTTTGCAACTCACAAGATAGCAAAAATACTGAAGCCACAGAAGGTCATTGAACAGGAAGGCAATTCATTCTCCATCCAAACCACCAGCACTTTCAGAAGTTACTTTGTCCAGTTCAAAATTGGAGAGGAGTTTGAGGAAGACAATAAAGGCCTAGATCATAGAAAATGCAAGAGTATAGTTACCTGGGACAATGACAAGCTTGTTTGTGTCCAGACTGGAGACAAGAAGAACAGGGGCTGGGCTCATTGGATTGAAGGAGATCAGCTATATCTGGAGCTCCGCTGTGAGGACCAAGTATGCACACAGGTTTACAAGAGAGCTTGA